In Pseudorca crassidens isolate mPseCra1 chromosome 13, mPseCra1.hap1, whole genome shotgun sequence, the following proteins share a genomic window:
- the LOC137205109 gene encoding uncharacterized protein: MQMKTASNGKHEYLLTSHHALGIAAKQTTGFIGRINSAAGGSGELPLCEWGLWGPKPPVTSGAESFKRCPLENKQEEDAELGTLDTRAAPPTRGAQPPGHGPAQVHDLLGTRPHGRREPPLPRGATVLLLRLLAGLCDEKPALRSPCPGTSQPDHPAHTELGYSGPEIRGPAPRSQEALRNDCLEPSPQNWVPSTLITTQFSPAAPGPSTGCLISPAVLGFDKSHHRSARLPSRAPQRLSLGRLRRAEREALLTPGLSLQTRENMFLLLEAPSPWETVSAAPGDEYTRQSLSLFWPKGPPAPRLPEETAGRV; encoded by the exons atgcaaatgaaaactgccAGTAACGGAAAGCATGAATATTTATTGACGTCTCATCACGCGCTTGGCATCGCAGCCAAGCAGACAACAGGCTTCATCGGGCGCATTAATTCTGCGGCTGGCGGCAGCGGGGAGCTGCCCCTCTGTGAATGG GGCTTGTGGGGACCAAAGCCTCCCGTCACCAGTGGCGCTGAGAGCTTCAAACGCTGTCCTTTAGAAAACAAGCAAGAGGAAGACGCAGAACTGGGCACTTTGGACACCAGGGCGGCCCCTCCG ACCAGGGGTGCCCAGCCCCCGGGCCACGGACCAGCGCAGGTCCACGACCTGTTAGGAACCCGGCCGCatggcaggag GGAGCCGCCTCTTCCCCGGGGAGCTACGGTCCTGCTGCTGAGGCTCCTTGCCGGGCTGTGTGATGAGAAACCCGCCCTCCGGAGTCCCTGCCCCGGCACGTCACAGCCTGACCACCCTGCTCACACCGAACTGGGATACTCAGGCCCTGAGATTAGGGGTCCTGCTCCCCGCTCCCAGGAAGCCCTTCGAAACGACTGCTTAGAGCCGAGCCCTCAAAACTGGGTGCCCTCCACCCTGATCACCACACAG TTCAGTCCAGCAGCTCCGGGCCCCAGCACAGGCTGCCTCATCTCTCCTGCCGTCCTCGGATTCGACAAGTCCCATCACCGGTCGGCCCGTCTTCCTTCCCGCGCTCCAcagagac TCTCTCTGGGACGCCTTCGGCGGGCCGAGCGtgaggccctgctgacacctggccTCAGCCTCCAGACACGGGAGAACATGTTTCTACTGCTTGAAGCCCCCAGCCCGTGGGAAACTGTTTCAGCAGCCCCGGGAGATGAATACACTAG GCAGTCCCTCAGCCTCTTCTGGCCAAAGGGCCCGCCGGCCCCCAGGCTCCCAGAGGAAACCGCTGGGCGCGTGTGA